One window of the Flavobacteriaceae bacterium YJPT1-3 genome contains the following:
- a CDS encoding phosphatase PAP2 family protein, which produces MWRELQRIDSELFVYLNNLPLGDYTAFWVFVTQIEHWIPLYLLFAVLFAKAYSARAAVLGIVFTLFTFATTLALTNWTKVTVARLRPNNTPELEELIRVLQTPDNFSFFSGHAANSFAVSVFVVLALRNSFSWIYFVFLWPLLFSSSRIFVGVHFPGDILVGAGVGTLLGLLFYQIFKKIVLKFRYN; this is translated from the coding sequence ATGTGGAGAGAACTCCAGCGTATTGACAGTGAACTTTTCGTTTATCTCAATAATTTACCGCTAGGAGACTACACCGCCTTTTGGGTGTTCGTCACTCAAATAGAACACTGGATTCCCTTATATCTGTTATTTGCGGTGCTTTTCGCGAAAGCCTACTCGGCACGCGCTGCAGTACTGGGCATAGTCTTCACCCTATTTACCTTTGCCACCACCCTGGCGTTGACCAACTGGACCAAGGTAACGGTAGCGCGCTTACGGCCCAACAACACACCTGAACTGGAAGAACTGATCAGAGTACTCCAAACTCCCGATAATTTCAGCTTTTTTTCAGGCCATGCCGCTAATTCTTTTGCGGTAAGTGTATTCGTTGTTCTGGCCTTAAGGAATTCGTTTTCCTGGATCTATTTCGTGTTCCTCTGGCCTTTGCTATTTTCCAGTAGCCGCATCTTTGTGGGAGTGCATTTCCCCGGAGATATTTTAGTTGGCGCAGGCGTCGGTACCCTTTTGGGCCTGTTGTTTTATCAAATCTTCAAAAAAATCGTTTTAAAATTTCGATATAATTAA
- a CDS encoding twin-arginine translocase TatA/TatE family subunit, with translation MLLPVFISGGEIAFIVFIVLMVFGADKVPEIARGLGKTMRQLKDATNDIKSEISKSAEKHGVDVDITKDIKKEIDKAKEDINDITGPIKRQF, from the coding sequence ATGCTATTACCGGTTTTTATCAGTGGCGGCGAGATCGCCTTTATCGTTTTTATCGTCCTTATGGTCTTTGGTGCAGATAAAGTACCTGAGATTGCACGGGGTTTGGGGAAGACGATGCGTCAACTCAAAGATGCGACCAACGATATCAAATCAGAGATCAGTAAGAGTGCTGAAAAGCATGGCGTCGATGTTGATATCACCAAGGATATCAAAAAAGAGATCGATAAGGCCAAAGAAGACATTAACGATATTACCGGTCCCATCAAACGGCAGTTTTAA
- a CDS encoding M1 family metallopeptidase has product MKKLRYTVFSLFFLAAGLLAYGQETEQQEEPQPGHENINKFRQLYQEMSTPNSYRAASGAPGHEYYQNEANYKMKIELDDKTQKLYGEETITYINNSPDDLEYLWVQLDQNIRSKDSPALEKNGSGISPVNQPGTFIGSYMGQPFDGGFNIEKVTHDGKPLKYTINFTMMRVEMPEVLKSGEQFSFDIKWWYNIPEHTVDRARSGYESFPDGNKNYVIAQFFPRMAVYNDVEGWQNYQFWGNGEFALPFGNYEVDITVPADHLLDGTGELINRKEVYSKEEMKRWEQATKSFDKPVIIRTQAEAEKFEKGFSEKKKTWKLRANYVRDFAFTSSRKYIMDAQAVKFPERNVMAISIYPKEGNPLWEEYSTKAVVQSLITYSKFTFDYPYPKAISVHARNQGMEYPMICWNYGRPNEDGTYSDRTKFGMISVIIHEVGHNYFPMIVNSDERQWGWMDEGLDTFMQYITEQEFGENYPEAIAPNTKYPSRRGEPSKIVDYMKGDQNFISPIMSNPENVYQLGNNAYGKPATALNILRETVMGRELFDYAFKTYSQRWMFKHPTPEDFFRTMEDASSVDLDWYWRGWFYTTENVDIGVKEVKSYFVTDKPTKQGTELLARYGLTPNDFEGVYVVEEGSEEFDESMKSKSPLENAPLLKEYMMDNFTAEERAAIKEPKYLYEIVFEKPGGIPMPIIVEYTYADGSTKKVTYPVQVWRKNDAEVSKAVASDKEITKITVDPDLETADVDTSNNSWPKRKKLGEFDEFKENVKG; this is encoded by the coding sequence ATGAAAAAACTCAGATACACGGTATTTAGTTTGTTCTTTTTAGCGGCCGGATTGCTGGCATATGGTCAGGAAACTGAGCAGCAGGAAGAACCACAACCCGGTCATGAAAACATCAACAAGTTTAGACAGCTTTATCAGGAAATGTCTACTCCTAATTCGTACCGCGCGGCTTCTGGAGCTCCCGGTCACGAATACTATCAGAATGAGGCCAACTACAAGATGAAAATCGAGTTGGACGATAAGACCCAAAAATTATACGGGGAGGAAACCATTACCTACATCAACAATTCACCCGATGATCTGGAATATCTCTGGGTGCAATTGGATCAAAACATTCGATCTAAGGATTCTCCGGCATTGGAGAAAAACGGTAGTGGTATTTCTCCGGTAAACCAACCGGGTACTTTCATCGGCTCCTACATGGGCCAGCCTTTTGATGGAGGATTCAATATCGAGAAAGTTACTCACGACGGTAAGCCGTTAAAATACACCATCAACTTTACCATGATGCGGGTAGAAATGCCTGAAGTATTAAAATCTGGCGAGCAATTCAGCTTTGACATCAAATGGTGGTACAACATTCCGGAACATACCGTTGATCGTGCCCGTTCAGGATACGAGAGTTTTCCTGATGGCAATAAAAACTATGTGATCGCACAGTTCTTCCCGAGAATGGCGGTATATAATGATGTGGAAGGATGGCAAAACTATCAGTTCTGGGGCAATGGTGAGTTTGCCCTGCCTTTTGGTAACTATGAAGTAGATATCACCGTACCGGCTGACCATCTCTTGGATGGAACCGGAGAGTTGATCAACCGCAAGGAAGTTTATTCCAAAGAAGAAATGAAACGATGGGAACAGGCCACCAAGTCGTTTGACAAGCCTGTGATCATCAGAACCCAGGCAGAAGCTGAGAAGTTCGAGAAAGGATTCTCAGAAAAGAAAAAGACCTGGAAATTACGCGCCAATTATGTGCGTGACTTCGCTTTTACTTCATCCCGCAAGTACATCATGGATGCCCAGGCGGTGAAATTCCCAGAGCGCAATGTGATGGCGATTTCCATCTATCCTAAAGAAGGGAATCCATTATGGGAGGAATACTCCACGAAAGCAGTTGTACAATCGTTGATCACCTATTCTAAGTTCACTTTTGACTATCCGTATCCTAAGGCTATTTCAGTGCATGCGCGTAATCAAGGGATGGAATATCCAATGATCTGCTGGAACTACGGTCGTCCGAATGAAGACGGAACCTACAGTGATCGGACTAAATTCGGAATGATCAGTGTGATCATCCACGAGGTAGGACACAACTACTTCCCGATGATCGTGAATAGTGATGAGCGTCAATGGGGATGGATGGATGAAGGTTTGGATACCTTTATGCAGTACATCACTGAGCAGGAATTTGGCGAGAACTATCCGGAAGCGATTGCCCCGAATACCAAATATCCTTCGCGTCGCGGAGAGCCATCGAAGATTGTCGACTATATGAAGGGAGATCAAAATTTCATTTCTCCCATCATGTCTAATCCTGAGAATGTCTATCAATTGGGGAATAACGCCTATGGTAAGCCTGCAACGGCCTTAAATATCCTACGGGAAACCGTGATGGGGCGTGAGCTTTTCGACTATGCCTTTAAAACGTATTCCCAACGTTGGATGTTTAAGCATCCAACCCCTGAAGATTTCTTCCGTACCATGGAAGATGCTTCTTCTGTTGACCTGGATTGGTACTGGAGAGGATGGTTCTATACCACGGAAAACGTGGACATAGGAGTCAAAGAAGTCAAAAGTTATTTCGTGACGGACAAGCCTACCAAACAGGGTACAGAGCTTCTAGCCCGCTATGGTTTGACCCCTAATGATTTTGAAGGCGTTTACGTAGTTGAAGAGGGGAGTGAGGAATTTGATGAAAGCATGAAATCCAAATCTCCACTAGAGAATGCTCCGTTGCTGAAAGAGTACATGATGGATAATTTCACGGCTGAGGAGCGTGCTGCGATCAAAGAGCCCAAGTACCTTTACGAGATCGTGTTTGAGAAGCCGGGAGGAATACCCATGCCTATCATTGTCGAATATACCTATGCAGATGGTAGCACCAAAAAGGTCACCTATCCGGTACAAGTATGGAGAAAGAACGACGCTGAAGTGAGTAAGGCAGTCGCTTCCGATAAGGAGATCACAAAGATCACAGTCGATCCTGACCTGGAAACGGCAGACGTAGATACTTCGAACAACAGCTGGCCGAAGCGCAAAAAGCTCGGAGAGTTTGATGAGTTCAAGGAAAATGTAAAAGGTTAG
- a CDS encoding peptidase E has translation MKFLFICLFLLFNATEVEQHKFYLSVSEVGYSEEDQALQVIIRVFYDDLEDVLQERYDPKIRVDETADQEVLDAWIERYLSQKFKVTVNGQARSGNFLGKRYEDDQVVSYLEFKNVSDPKVIEVENTVLMDLTPEQKNMMHFHIKNKKKSFLLIDGNDKALLNLED, from the coding sequence ATGAAATTCTTATTTATCTGCCTTTTTCTTTTGTTCAATGCTACTGAGGTAGAACAACACAAATTTTATCTGTCGGTCAGTGAAGTAGGATACAGTGAAGAAGATCAGGCACTTCAGGTGATTATCCGTGTATTTTATGACGATCTGGAAGACGTCTTGCAAGAGCGTTATGATCCGAAAATTCGGGTGGATGAAACCGCAGATCAGGAGGTGCTGGATGCCTGGATCGAACGTTATCTGTCACAAAAGTTTAAAGTGACGGTCAATGGTCAGGCACGATCTGGCAACTTTCTGGGAAAACGCTACGAGGATGACCAAGTGGTCAGTTACTTGGAGTTTAAGAACGTATCTGATCCTAAAGTGATTGAAGTGGAGAACACGGTATTGATGGATTTAACTCCGGAACAAAAAAACATGATGCACTTCCATATCAAAAACAAAAAGAAGAGCTTTTTGCTCATCGATGGAAATGATAAAGCCTTGTTAAATTTAGAGGACTAA
- the pepE gene encoding dipeptidase PepE: MKNLILASTSTLHQGQYLSYLLTALESLFAKANSVLFIPFARPGGISHEAYTQLARKGLTPLNKKVVGLHDFEDKVAALEEAEAIITGGGNTFVLVNTMYQYGIMETLRQQLHQGTPYLGTSAGSNLAGLTMQTTNDMPIVYPPSFKTLGMVPFNINAHYLDPQPNSTHMGETRQTRIKEFHAFNAIPVVGLREGSWIQVQEEQSKLMGPHSARIFQRDQEAFELASGDLLLL, translated from the coding sequence ATGAAAAACTTAATACTGGCGAGTACTTCTACCCTGCATCAAGGCCAATACCTGTCCTATTTATTGACAGCGCTAGAGTCGCTTTTCGCGAAAGCCAACTCTGTTTTATTCATTCCTTTCGCCCGGCCCGGAGGTATCTCGCATGAGGCCTATACGCAATTGGCAAGAAAAGGTCTTACACCCTTGAATAAAAAGGTCGTTGGACTGCACGACTTTGAGGATAAGGTAGCTGCTCTGGAAGAAGCCGAAGCCATTATTACGGGCGGGGGGAATACCTTCGTCCTGGTAAACACCATGTACCAGTATGGTATTATGGAAACCCTACGCCAACAATTGCATCAGGGCACGCCCTACCTGGGGACCAGCGCGGGAAGCAATCTGGCCGGATTGACCATGCAAACCACCAATGACATGCCCATAGTTTATCCGCCTTCCTTTAAAACCCTGGGTATGGTACCCTTCAATATCAATGCTCATTATCTGGATCCACAACCCAACAGTACGCATATGGGCGAAACCCGTCAAACGCGGATAAAAGAATTTCACGCCTTTAATGCCATTCCCGTCGTAGGTTTACGTGAAGGCAGCTGGATACAGGTACAGGAAGAGCAGTCGAAACTTATGGGCCCCCACAGCGCCCGCATTTTTCAACGTGATCAAGAAGCCTTTGAATTAGCCTCCGGAGACCTGCTCTTGCTCTAA
- a CDS encoding GNAT family N-acetyltransferase, with translation MSSLSIKRVYEEDLSATLPLVQQLMGHKISDALLEARFREMLNQNYESFGIYWEEQLVGVFGLWFMTRHYAGKSCEPDHVYISDAHRGKGLGKQVFQWIYTYARGKGCETSELNSYVSNYPSHKFYLNEGYDILGYHFLKKL, from the coding sequence ATGAGTTCCTTATCCATTAAGCGGGTTTATGAAGAAGACCTTAGCGCCACTTTACCTTTGGTTCAGCAATTGATGGGGCATAAGATCAGCGACGCGCTCCTGGAGGCACGCTTTCGCGAAATGCTTAATCAGAACTATGAATCCTTTGGCATTTATTGGGAAGAGCAGCTGGTGGGGGTCTTCGGACTGTGGTTTATGACCCGGCATTATGCCGGTAAATCCTGTGAGCCGGATCATGTCTACATCAGTGACGCTCATCGAGGTAAGGGGTTGGGAAAGCAGGTGTTTCAATGGATCTACACCTACGCCCGGGGAAAAGGCTGTGAGACTTCAGAGCTCAATAGCTATGTAAGCAATTATCCCTCACACAAGTTTTACCTCAATGAAGGCTACGATATCCTGGGCTATCATTTTTTAAAAAAACTTTAG
- a CDS encoding GNAT family N-acetyltransferase, with amino-acid sequence MHIEHKQNDRRGLFFIEGDQGIISQLTYDKKGDHLVIDHTETIRPEESKGYASKLVKHVVDYAREHNFTIDPLCPFAEVQFDQNPSYADVRAS; translated from the coding sequence ATGCACATTGAACATAAGCAAAACGACCGTCGCGGACTCTTTTTTATCGAGGGAGATCAGGGAATTATTTCTCAACTTACGTATGACAAAAAAGGAGATCATTTGGTGATTGACCATACTGAAACCATTCGACCCGAGGAAAGCAAGGGCTACGCCAGTAAACTGGTTAAACACGTCGTAGACTATGCCCGGGAACATAATTTTACCATTGATCCGCTCTGTCCGTTTGCCGAAGTGCAGTTTGATCAAAATCCTTCCTACGCTGATGTCCGGGCTTCATGA
- a CDS encoding GNAT family N-acetyltransferase, whose translation MSSPLLETERTYLRPFRPEDADGLFELHQAEEISRFTKDRPFPDREAALEFITHYDHYQKYGLGRWAVIHKGNEEFLGWCGLHYDPGSRKIDLGYRLIKRFWGQGLASETARAVLDHAFDQMHYPVLWAHAHVDNVASQRILEKLGFQKKMQRSDEGVPIFTYRIANPDYAFKRISALETYPVRHPVLREGQPYEKARMEADDLDTTTHYGAYYQDQLVGVATLMLDTHPDFKGEQCRLRGMAVLPEFRKRGIAEMLLQLGIEDYVQKGCDLLWFNARIGAVSFYQKLSFEIHGELFDIPDIGAHYVMKKTIP comes from the coding sequence ATGAGTAGCCCACTTCTTGAAACCGAACGTACCTATCTCAGGCCGTTCCGTCCGGAAGATGCTGACGGCCTCTTTGAACTCCATCAGGCGGAAGAAATAAGTCGCTTTACGAAAGATCGCCCATTTCCTGATCGGGAAGCTGCTCTCGAGTTCATCACCCACTATGACCATTACCAGAAATACGGACTGGGCCGCTGGGCAGTTATCCATAAAGGAAATGAAGAATTCCTGGGTTGGTGCGGCTTGCATTACGATCCTGGCTCTCGAAAAATTGATCTGGGCTATCGCTTGATCAAACGCTTTTGGGGACAGGGATTGGCGAGTGAAACCGCCAGAGCAGTCCTTGATCATGCTTTTGACCAGATGCATTATCCAGTCTTGTGGGCCCACGCCCATGTCGATAATGTAGCCTCTCAGCGCATATTGGAAAAACTTGGATTCCAAAAGAAGATGCAGCGGTCTGATGAGGGTGTACCCATCTTCACCTACCGTATAGCCAATCCCGATTATGCCTTTAAACGGATCAGCGCTTTAGAGACCTATCCCGTACGCCATCCCGTCTTGCGAGAGGGCCAACCGTACGAAAAAGCACGAATGGAAGCTGATGACCTGGACACGACCACGCATTACGGAGCCTATTATCAGGATCAGTTGGTGGGAGTGGCCACCCTGATGTTGGACACCCATCCTGATTTTAAGGGGGAACAATGCCGCTTGCGCGGCATGGCCGTACTGCCCGAATTTCGTAAAAGAGGCATCGCTGAAATGCTGCTTCAGCTTGGTATAGAGGACTATGTGCAGAAAGGCTGCGATCTGTTGTGGTTTAATGCGCGCATAGGAGCAGTTTCCTTTTATCAAAAGTTAAGCTTTGAAATTCATGGTGAACTTTTTGATATTCCCGATATTGGAGCACATTATGTCATGAAAAAAACGATCCCTTGA
- a CDS encoding M15 family metallopeptidase, with product MKTYVSLHFFIALLITMNSMYAQQASELPPEVELYGQGDPDLTSGDGYRLRPEAAVAFEQMKAAALKDSIRIQVVSSFRDYAHQNRIWERKYKRFRESGLRPQESIEKIIEYSTIPGTSRHHWGTDIDLIDGNADTTGDVLVPSKFHGKGPFCKFLEWMKKHSEEYGFYLVYTDNYNRKGFHYEPWHYSYRPLSKPYLDAYKKLDLLQKLEEAELMGSEHFTQEFMKRYIEQNILNINPDLL from the coding sequence TTGAAAACTTATGTTTCCCTTCACTTCTTCATCGCATTACTAATCACCATGAACTCGATGTACGCGCAACAAGCTTCGGAATTACCCCCGGAAGTGGAGCTCTACGGGCAGGGCGATCCGGATTTGACCTCAGGTGATGGCTATCGATTAAGGCCGGAAGCTGCTGTTGCTTTTGAACAAATGAAAGCCGCTGCTTTGAAGGACAGCATCCGTATTCAGGTGGTCTCTAGTTTTCGGGATTACGCCCATCAGAACCGAATCTGGGAGCGTAAATACAAGCGCTTTCGCGAAAGCGGACTCCGTCCGCAGGAAAGTATAGAAAAGATCATTGAATACTCGACCATCCCGGGCACCTCAAGACACCACTGGGGCACTGATATTGATCTGATCGACGGGAATGCAGACACCACTGGTGACGTATTGGTTCCTTCCAAATTCCACGGAAAAGGTCCCTTTTGCAAATTCTTGGAATGGATGAAAAAGCACAGTGAAGAATACGGATTCTATTTGGTGTATACCGACAATTATAACCGCAAAGGCTTCCATTATGAGCCCTGGCATTATAGTTATAGACCCTTGTCTAAGCCGTATTTAGACGCATATAAAAAATTGGACCTTCTGCAAAAACTGGAAGAAGCAGAATTGATGGGCAGCGAACATTTCACCCAGGAATTTATGAAGCGGTATATCGAGCAGAACATCCTGAATATCAACCCTGATCTTCTGTAA
- a CDS encoding M48 family metalloprotease, producing MRRGGIKIKLLLGVAIIAFALIRNCAQKEENPYTGKVQAINMTPEQEIAIGLQYAPEMAEQHGGLHPDQRLQAFVDQVGAKLVDHTVARESPYEYNFHLLQDEETVNAFALPGGQIFITYALLSRLENEDQLAGVLGHEIGHVLGKHSAERVAESEKWQTITMGAEMGAGAGAVAGGIGQNILLGNGREDELESDELGVRFMIKAGYDPEALIEVMRILKEAGGSSRVPEFQSTHPDPDNRIEKIREAIARYGG from the coding sequence ATGCGTAGAGGAGGTATTAAGATCAAATTGCTTTTGGGGGTCGCCATCATCGCATTCGCTTTAATCCGCAACTGTGCCCAAAAAGAGGAAAATCCCTATACGGGCAAGGTTCAGGCCATCAACATGACCCCGGAACAGGAAATTGCCATCGGACTTCAGTACGCTCCGGAAATGGCCGAGCAGCACGGAGGCCTTCACCCAGACCAACGATTGCAAGCTTTTGTGGATCAGGTGGGCGCCAAGTTGGTTGATCATACTGTGGCGCGTGAATCACCCTATGAATACAATTTTCACCTCCTTCAGGACGAAGAAACCGTCAACGCCTTTGCCTTACCCGGCGGTCAGATCTTCATCACCTATGCTCTGCTCTCCCGACTCGAAAACGAAGATCAGTTGGCCGGCGTGCTTGGTCATGAAATTGGCCATGTTTTAGGCAAACACTCGGCCGAACGTGTGGCTGAAAGCGAAAAATGGCAAACCATCACCATGGGCGCCGAAATGGGGGCGGGTGCCGGAGCCGTAGCCGGAGGGATTGGTCAGAATATCTTGTTGGGGAATGGACGGGAGGATGAATTGGAAAGTGACGAACTGGGAGTGCGCTTTATGATCAAAGCGGGTTACGATCCGGAAGCATTGATCGAGGTGATGCGCATTTTAAAAGAAGCCGGCGGATCCAGTCGCGTACCTGAATTTCAAAGCACGCATCCCGATCCTGACAATCGTATCGAAAAGATCAGAGAGGCGATTGCACGGTATGGAGGCTAA
- the gpmI gene encoding 2,3-bisphosphoglycerate-independent phosphoglycerate mutase, whose product MNNKVILMILDGWGIAPDKTVSAVDLADTPFIDSLYKKYPNATLLTHGENVGLPEGQMGNSEVGHMNLGAGRIVYQDLAKINRAVQQDSLKDEPVLQEAFDYAKENNKAVHLLGLLSDGGVHSHIDHLKGLIKSTDQAGLEQVYIHAFTDGRDVDPKSGKGFVEDISAFAKAHKAQLASIVGRYYAMDRDNRWERVKKAYDLIVHGKGKHTEDPLKVMQDSYEAGITDEFIEPIVIIKNEQPVAQLQQDDVVIFFNFRTDRGRELTQMLSQRDFPEQNTKKLDLHYVTMTNYDDTFENVHVVYGKDNLRDTLGEVLSKASKKQIRIAETEKYPHVTFFFNGGQEVPFEGESRIMCKSPQVATYDLQPEMSAYEVRDKITAALKEEEADFVCLNFANPDMVGHTGIMEAAIKACETVDACAKAVVETGLEHGYSTIIIADHGNSETMVNPDGSPNTAHTVNPVPIILVDPDRKKINSGILANVAPTLLDMLGVDQPEAMTEHSLITE is encoded by the coding sequence ATGAACAATAAAGTCATTTTAATGATTTTAGACGGTTGGGGAATCGCCCCGGACAAGACCGTATCTGCGGTGGACCTGGCCGATACTCCATTCATCGACTCGCTCTATAAAAAATATCCGAATGCCACCCTACTCACCCATGGGGAGAACGTTGGGCTTCCCGAAGGCCAAATGGGAAACAGCGAGGTAGGCCATATGAACCTAGGCGCCGGACGCATCGTCTATCAGGACCTGGCCAAGATCAATCGTGCGGTTCAACAGGACTCCCTTAAAGACGAACCGGTACTACAAGAAGCCTTTGACTACGCTAAAGAAAACAACAAAGCCGTCCATCTTCTGGGTCTATTGTCAGACGGCGGCGTGCATAGTCATATCGATCATCTTAAAGGACTCATCAAATCCACCGATCAGGCCGGACTGGAGCAGGTGTACATTCACGCCTTTACGGATGGCCGCGATGTAGACCCGAAGTCGGGTAAAGGCTTTGTGGAAGATATTTCCGCTTTCGCGAAAGCTCACAAAGCTCAGCTCGCGTCTATCGTAGGGCGTTACTACGCTATGGATCGGGACAATCGCTGGGAGCGCGTCAAAAAAGCGTACGACCTTATTGTCCATGGAAAGGGGAAACATACCGAAGATCCTTTGAAGGTGATGCAAGACAGCTACGAGGCAGGAATCACTGATGAGTTTATCGAGCCCATCGTGATCATCAAAAATGAACAGCCGGTAGCCCAGCTGCAGCAAGACGATGTGGTGATCTTTTTTAATTTCAGAACGGATCGCGGTCGTGAACTCACCCAAATGCTCAGTCAGCGAGACTTTCCGGAGCAAAACACCAAAAAACTCGACCTCCACTACGTCACCATGACCAACTATGACGACACCTTTGAAAACGTTCATGTGGTCTATGGAAAAGACAACTTACGCGATACTTTAGGCGAGGTCTTGTCCAAAGCGAGTAAAAAACAGATCCGTATCGCAGAGACGGAAAAATATCCTCACGTGACCTTTTTCTTCAACGGAGGACAGGAAGTCCCCTTTGAAGGCGAGTCCCGTATCATGTGCAAGTCTCCTCAAGTGGCTACTTACGATCTGCAACCGGAAATGAGCGCTTATGAAGTGCGCGATAAGATCACTGCAGCCCTGAAAGAAGAAGAAGCTGATTTTGTTTGCCTCAATTTTGCCAATCCGGATATGGTAGGGCATACCGGGATCATGGAAGCAGCCATCAAAGCCTGCGAAACCGTGGATGCCTGTGCTAAGGCGGTGGTAGAAACCGGCCTGGAGCACGGCTATTCCACCATCATTATCGCCGATCACGGAAATTCGGAGACCATGGTCAATCCGGACGGCAGTCCAAATACCGCCCATACCGTAAATCCGGTGCCCATCATCCTGGTTGATCCGGACCGTAAAAAAATAAATTCCGGAATCCTGGCCAATGTAGCGCCTACCCTGCTAGACATGCTGGGCGTAGATCAACCGGAAGCCATGACTGAACACTCTCTAATCACAGAATAA
- a CDS encoding thioredoxin family protein, with protein MHTYKTLALFFLLLALTPLSSCKNDTKTVEESQETGEKEVEMEEEEILLGLQSRQALEQAPYNSWFTENYEDYELDQELLPDLEQALQGVEITLFMGTWCSDSQREVPRFYKILDAANYDADQIRLITVTEEKDTPAGYEDGLNITNVPTMIFTKEGEELGRIVEYPVESLEKDMLKILTGAPYEHAYAE; from the coding sequence ATGCATACTTATAAAACCCTCGCCCTATTCTTCTTACTCTTGGCCTTGACCCCTTTGAGCAGTTGTAAAAATGACACCAAAACTGTGGAAGAAAGCCAGGAAACAGGGGAAAAAGAAGTAGAAATGGAAGAGGAAGAGATCCTGCTTGGGTTACAATCCAGACAAGCCCTGGAACAAGCTCCGTATAACTCTTGGTTTACTGAGAATTACGAAGACTACGAGCTCGATCAGGAACTCCTTCCTGATCTGGAGCAAGCCCTGCAAGGCGTAGAGATCACCCTCTTTATGGGTACCTGGTGCAGTGACAGTCAGCGAGAAGTACCTCGATTCTATAAAATTCTGGATGCGGCCAACTACGATGCAGATCAGATCCGCCTCATCACCGTAACCGAAGAAAAAGATACACCAGCAGGCTATGAAGACGGGTTGAACATCACCAATGTGCCCACCATGATCTTCACCAAGGAGGGTGAAGAACTGGGGCGTATTGTAGAATATCCGGTTGAATCCCTGGAAAAAGACATGCTCAAGATCCTCACCGGGGCGCCTTATGAGCACGCTTACGCGGAATAA
- a CDS encoding hydrolase has translation MSSPNATKTIAVDFDGTLVENAYPAIGKPMLFAFETLKKLQEKGFLLILWTYRSGTQLEEAVAFCEKKGIEFYAVNKSYPEEEMSTKISRKIHADLFIDDRNIGGLMGWGEIYQLLIGTEGQPATVTLKKTKKKKPGHRLLEKFNALFEDDE, from the coding sequence ATGAGTTCCCCTAACGCGACCAAGACCATAGCTGTAGATTTTGATGGCACCCTGGTAGAAAATGCCTATCCAGCCATTGGAAAACCCATGCTCTTTGCCTTCGAGACCTTGAAAAAACTTCAAGAGAAGGGCTTTTTGCTCATTTTATGGACCTATCGCTCGGGAACCCAATTGGAAGAGGCGGTGGCTTTTTGTGAGAAAAAAGGAATTGAATTCTACGCGGTTAATAAAAGCTATCCTGAAGAAGAAATGAGTACGAAGATCAGCAGAAAGATTCATGCCGATCTATTTATTGATGACCGAAATATTGGAGGCCTTATGGGCTGGGGTGAAATTTATCAGTTGCTGATCGGTACCGAAGGCCAACCCGCAACGGTCACCCTAAAAAAGACAAAAAAGAAGAAACCGGGCCACCGACTTCTGGAGAAGTTTAATGCCTTGTTTGAAGACGACGAATAA